The following nucleotide sequence is from Acidobacteriota bacterium.
CCGAAAGCTGTCGCGTTTCGGCCAGGCGGCGGGCACTCGCATTGCGAAGCACGTCGTGAATTTCCGCCTGTAGCGAGCGCCCGTGGGCCTTCGCCGCGGCTTTCAGCTCCTTCAAGACGTCATCATCGAGGTTTCGGACCAGGACATTTGCCATTGCAGCAATTCTCCGATAGTGGTATCACAATGATACCACGGCACGTCCATCTTGAACGACCAAGATCAGTTCCGCGAATGGTCGGGGAGGCCGCAATGGCTTCAGCCGCGAGAAACGATTTGGAGCGACGTGCGCGCTGTGCCAGCGCCTCGAGTCGGC
It contains:
- a CDS encoding ribbon-helix-helix protein, CopG family; translation: MGCGDTGAAARGTTTLSVRIDSDTKSRLEALAQRARRSKSFLAAEAIAASPTIRGTDLGRSRWTCRGIIVIPLSENCCNGKCPGPKPR